GAGGTAGTAGGGGGATCTATAATTGAAAATAATATTAATATGACCTAACGGCATAATGATGTCTTGTCTGTTCATTGGGGTGAGGTTGTCTTGTTCTACAATCCATATATAATCTATGATGCCTTTAAGGGCGTCTGTGGCTTGAAATCTTTGAATCATTTTGCCCTCCCTAAATCATATGCTTCTAAAGTAAGTCCTTATCTTGGATGAGAACATAATGTGATTAAAACCATATGCCCATATTATCATGACTTACAGATGAGATTAGTAGCTCCTTATCATTTGTATCACTACTTGTAGTACAACCATAGCTATGTTACAATTAAAGTAACTGTTTTTATGGTGAGATGTATGCCCACATGGGTAGGAGGTGGAAAGAATGGATATTGCTTTGAAATTGCTGCTCGTTGTTTTCTCGATCGGTCTAATCACTGTAGTATTGCTGCAGCACGGGAAAAGCGCTGGTTTGGCGGGTGCCATCTCCGGTGGTGCGGAACATCTTTTCGGTAAAACGAAAGCGCGCGGATTGGATCTCTTCCTGCAACGTGCAACGGTGGTACTGGGTGCAGGATTTATGATTTTGTCTATTGTTGTTACGGTTGTTTCCAAGTAAGACTTGGAATTGCTGAGCAATGAATAGCTTGAGCTAATGGCTTAATTGATGAACCTTCGTTTCGTGAAGAAACGGGGGTTTTTTAATAAATTCTTACGAGTCCAAACTTTTCCAACAATCTAATCTATAGACTCCATGATTTTTGGTCTTCTTCTCACTTCTGTTTTGGTTTTCCTTCCTTAACATGCAACACACCCCTATCATGTATGGTATGTCCCTCGCTTATTCGTTACGCGAACTCACTCCCTATAATGAATGTCATGTGTACAGAAAATTTTCGGATGTAGTCCTTTTCCAGATGCGCACAGCACGTGTATCGCATAAAATGTCTGTAGAGATACGTGAAAGCGTGATTTTAGAGGAGCGCCCGGCAACCGCGGTTTTTTTGCGAGGTACGGATGGGCCGGATTGAATTCGTGTATACTAGGGTATGAGATAGTATGGTTGCACTACTACACTCTTCACAGCAGTGATATTGTATTGCATGAAAATGGTAAGAATTCCGATACATAAAGAGATGAGACTTGCTTACACTTTTATGTTTCCCGAGGTGAATATATTAATGATAACAGAACAACAATTGCTCGACTTCATGCGGGAAACCGCTTATAAACCTATGACTTATCAGGAGTTGGAACAGCACTTCGCTATTGAAGATGCAGCTGATTTCAAAGCCTTTTTGATTATGCTTAATACGCTGGAGGAATCCGGTAAAGTTTTGCTGACCCGTAACAATCGCTATGGCATGCCAGAGCGCATGGATTTGGTACGTGGACGTTTACAGGCTCACGCCAAAGGTTTTGCTTTCCTTATCCCTGAGGATCGGGAGCACCCGGATGTGTACATTCACGCCAATGATATGAAGAGTGCGATGAATGGTGACACGGTATTGGTTAAAGTCACATCTCAAGGACCTTCAGGTGGTCGACTGGAGGGTGAGATTGTCCGTATTGTTACTCGTGCTGTGACACAAGTCGTTGGTGTGTTCCAAAGCCATGAGGTGTACGGATTTGTCATTCCGGATGATAAACGGATTAATCGCGATATTTTCATCCCACGTACCAACTTTGCTGGGGCGGTTGATGGACAAAAGGTCGTAGCAAAGATCGTCAGCTATCCGGAGGGCCGTGCGGCAGCCGAGGGTGAAGTGATCGAGATTCTCGGTCATAAGGATGAGCCGGGTATTGATATTTTGTCCGTCATTCGCAAGCATCAGTTGCCTGAAGCTTTCCCCGATGAAGTGGTAGAAGAGGCGGAAAAAGCACCTGAATCCATCACGGATGAAGAGATTGTACAACAGGGTCGCCGTGATCTGCGCGGACTTAACATTGTCACGATTGATGGCGAAGATGCCAAGGATCTGGATGATGCTGTTAACGTAGAGAAGCTGCCTAATGGTAACTATCGTCTGGGTGTTCATATTGCCGACGTTGGCTATTATGTACAGGAGAATTCCAAGCTTGATCAGGAAGCTTACAACCGTGGATGCAGTGTGTATCTGGTGGATCGGGTTATTCCGATGTTGCCACAGCGTCTGTCCAACGGGATCTGTAGTTTAAACCCACAGGTAGATCGCCTGACCCTGTCATGTGAAATGGAGTTTAACGACCAGATGAAGGTTGTAAAACATGACATTTTCACAAGTGTAATCAAAACCAAAGAGCGGATGACGTATTCCAACGTCCGTAAAATCCTTGAAGGTGAAGAGCCGGAATTGCTCGAGCGATATAAGGATCTGGTAGATGATTTCCATTTGATGAAAGAGATTGCCTTGAAGCTGCGTGCTATGCGTATGCGCCGTGGTGCGGTTGACTTTGATTTTGAAGAATCCAAAATCATTGTGGACGCAGAATGCAAACCGGTAGATATCGTGAAACGGGAGCGTTCGATTGCCGAGCAAATCATTGAGGAATTCATGTTGGCAGCGAACGAAACAGTGGCAGAGCATTTCCACTGGTTGAAGGTTCCGTTCATCTATCGTGTGCACGAAGATCCCGATCAGGAAAAACTGCAAAATTTCCTCGCCTTTGCGGCGAATTTTGGACACCAGGTCAAAGGACGTGGCAATGCGATTCATCCACGTGCGCTTCAATCGTTGCTTGAGGATATCAAAGAAACGAAAGAACAAACCGTGATTAGTACGATGATGCTCCGTTCGATGAAACAGGCGAAGTATGATTCTGAAATGTCGGGTCACTTTGGCCTCGCGGCAGAATTCTATAGTCACTTTACGTCTCCAATTCGTCGTTATCCCGATCTTGTCATTCACCGGGTGATTCGCGAAGTCATTGAAAATAATGGTGCTTTGCCGGAGAACCGTCAGGAGTATTTGGCAGCACGTATGTCCGATATTGCGCAGCAGTCTTCTGAACGTGAACGTGTGGCGGTAGAAGCTGAGCGGGATACGGAGAAAATGAAAAAAGCCGAGTACATGCTCGACAAAGTAGGCGAAGAGTTCGAAGGCATGATCAGCAGTGTGACCAGCTTTGGTATGTTCATTGAACTGGAGAACACGGTTGAAGGTCTGATTCGCCTGAGCGCACTCACGGACGACTATTACCATTTTGACGATCAGCATATGGCTCTGATTGGTGAACGTACCTCGAAAGTCTTCCGCATCGGTGATGAAGTGAAGATCCGTGTGGCACGTGTAAGCATGGAAGAGTATACGATTGATTTTGAAATGGTCGATATGAAACCTCGCGGTGAACGTCCTGGCGGCTTCGGTGGCGGACGTGGCGGTAAAGGTGGACGTCCTAGTAGCGGCGGCGGACGCGGTGGTGCCAAGGGTGGACCAGGTGGATTCAGCGGTTCGCGTGGCGGCAAAGGCAGCTCATCCGCTGCTGGAGTCAGCCGTGGTGGCAGATCAACGGAAGAAAGCAGCAAAGGTGGACGTGGCGGTGGAGCAGCAAGTGCAGGCGCGGGCGCAGGTTCATCTGGTGGCTACGCAGGTAAAGGCGGCGGCAAACCAAAAGGTGAGCGTCGTGCTAGTGATGCTGGTGGATCAACTGGCCGGGGTAAAGGCGCAGTGAGCTTTGGTTTTGGCTCAGGTAAAGGCGGATATAGCTCTACATCGGGTGGTTCGGATAGTAGTTCAACCGGTGGACAAGGAAGTGGTCTGAACAGCGGCAGCGGTCGCGGTGAAGGAAGCTTTAAGTCTGGCAAGGGCGGCAGTAAAGGTGGCAAAGGCGGAAGTGGACGCAAAAACACTTCGCCAAGCGGCGTATTTATTGGAGAGAATGCAACTCCTGGTGGCGCTCAGGAAGGCGGAGCACCACGACGCAAGCGGAAGAAGAGCAAAGGTGCAGCTGGTAACGGCACGGCAGCTTTTGTACGGAAAAAGAAAAAATAAAGCTAACGTAACTTTGGAGAGATGGATTACAATTCGTTCCTCCAGGTCAAGCGTTGGAGAAAATAGTCACTTCAGCTGGTGTGTTGTTTCGCACAGTCTGAAAGTGATGTAATGAGGAGGGGCGGCAGAGGTCGCCTCTTTCTTGATTTTAACAGCCGTACTTGCTACAATTAGGGTCTGGCACGTGGTACCTTGGTGCAACATTGGGTGCGCTGCTATAGAGCATGGTACCGGCTTATTTTACGGAGAAGGAGTGAGGACATGGGCAAGAATGATGGACAGAGTAAAGTGCTCGCACAGAATAAAAAGGCTTCCCATGACTACTTCATTGAAGATACGTATGAAGCGGGCATGGTGCTTACCGGAACGGAGATCAAATCTCTTCGTAACGGCCGTGCGAATATTGGTGATGCATTTGCCACGATTCGAAACGGTGAGATTCATATTCACAATATGCATATTAGTCCTTTTGAACAAGGGAACCGAAATAATCCGCTCGATCCAACACGTACGCGCAAGTTGCTGATGCATAAAGTGCAGATTCACAAGTTGCTCGGTTTGTCGAAACAGGATGGGTACAGCATTGTGCCGCTGAAAATTTATATCCGCAACGGTTACGCAAAGCTCTTGCTTGGACTGGGTAAAGGTAAGAAGCAATACGACAAACGTGAAACTGCCGCGAAGCGCGATGCTCAACGTGATATCCAACGGGTACTGCGCGAGAAGCAGAAGGTTGCGCGTTAAGTGGAGCGCTGGGCGTAAATGCTTTAGTTTAGGTGTATAAGATAGTTTTGTGATGAAGCTAGGAAGATTGATGTATGAGTTAAGGAGTCTCAAGGTTTGTCCTGTAATGGGCAAGATTGAGGCTTTTGTATTTGGGGAAGGTGATTTGGTGTGAGTTGCTGTGAAGTGTATTGTGTGGTGATTTCCTTTGATATGTGTTGAAGGGAATTCGGTAGGAACATGGAGCTTGGCGCGTTGATGAATCTAAATTTGTAGCCTTTGCGTAGTTTGCCTGAAACGTGGGTAAGATACTTAGGTACCGTTGTTCGTGAGCCGATCTGGGTAAACTTTACTTCCGATTGGTGACGCGGTATAATATGTAGACGATTGAGCTTGTTGTATTGGGTAACCTTGTACACATGCTCATCCTGCTGGAATGTCTTCCAGCAATCTGTACTATTTCGGTGATGTGTCCTGTGTTATGATTATTCATGTAGCAGACAGGAATGCCGAGTTTGAAAGAAGCATCTTTTTACCTTGGAGGAAAAAGATGTGCAGCACCTTTGCTCCGTATTCACGGATTAATCCTGGAGCCCTTCTTATATGAGGGGGCGTTTATGGATTCGACGGGGATAGTTCGAGCATGGGTAGCGGGTAGTGGGGACGCGTCCGCTTTATCAACGCTAAAGCCTATTAAACGGCAAACAACAAACAAACTACGCTTTCGCAGCCTAAGAAACTGTGTGCGTGCTTCTACCCTGCATCGCCCATGTGACAGGGATAGGGGCTAACTAGTAGTGGGATACGCTGTCACATCTCCGCCTGTGGTGTGCTGAAGAAGACAATCAGGCTGACCCAACGTATAGCCGGTTACGGGGCGATACTCGGGTGACATCAAAACTGTGACTACACCCGTAGAAGCTTATGTGCCGTTATCTTCGGACAGGGGTTCGACTCCCCTCGCCTCCAAGATGGTACTTAATGAAAAGTATCATGTTGAAGGCGTTTAGAGAAAATCTCCAAGAAAAAAGAATCAGACGGTGAGCATCTGAATGATGTTCCACCGATCTGATTCTTTTTTTATTACAATCTGACGGAACATGGATTGCACAAGTAGCTTTTGCGTCTCAGGTTCGATCAGTACCCAGTTATCTTTCAAGTTGGCCATCATGTCTTTAATCTCTTCTGTGGACAGCTCGTTAATGTAATAATCTTCTTTTTCTTCGTACTGAGCAGTGATTGCCTTCATTCGTGCTTCTTCGTCGTCAATCAAGTTGGCATAATCATCAGGAGACAGTTTTCCATCACCTAGGGCGAGCATCCAGTTTTTCCGGCGTCGATTGGAAACCTCAATTTCTTTCTGTAACATGCGCTGGTCACTCTTGGCCTGAGCGTTCGTTTTTTTGTCCTGAAGCTTTTTATTGGTAATCTGCAATCGTTCGAAAATGAGTTGCTGCAGGTGAGGTTCTGAGATTCCAGGAGCGTCACAAGTTTTATTAGAATATTGATTTCGGCAACGATAGCTTCTATATACTCGAACTGTTTTATCAGCAAGTGTCTGTCTCGATGCATTACCGATGTAAGTAGCTCCACACAAACCACACTTAACAATTCCTCCATAAGGATAATCATAACTATGTTTGCTCATGTGATTCTCTCCGCGACGCTCCATCATCTTACGTACCTTAAGGAAATCCTCCATAGAAATAATTGCTTCATGTTCCCCAGGTTTGATGATCCTTTTGGATTCTTCCCACAGTACCGGCTTGAAGTGATTATGACCGGTGTAAGTATGGTTCTGCAGTACGATCCTTACATACTTGCTGTCCCATACTCCACCTTCTTTTCCGCGACTGTGCCCATTCATATGTTTCGCTATGGACACAACCCCTTTGCCAGCAAGGTACAGCCGGAATACCTCTTTGATTAACTCCGACTCATATTCATTTACGACTAACTGGCGTTTTTCATCAATGACCTCTATGTCGTATCCAAGCGGAGCCTTGGACATGTGCAGTCCACCATTCTCCATTTTCTTCGTGAGGCCCTTCAGGGTTTCTTCTCGGAGGTTATCTGAGTAGATTTCGGCGAATATCCCATTGAAATATAGGAAGGCTTTACCCATTGGCGATTGTGTATCGATTTCCTCGCTCCCCAGAGACGCTACAACGAACCGCTTATTCAGCTTATTGATCATGGCAATAAAGTCATACAAGTCTCCTAGGTTGCGGCTGAGTCGATCTAACTTATGAATCAATACAGCATCGAACTTTCCAGCTTTCATATCTTCAATTAGTCTTTGAATACCTGGCCGCTTTTTAATTGTTCTACCACTGATTCCTGGATCGGAATAGACACGGTATAACTCCATTCCTTTCTTCTCCAGCAGCTCCATAAGTAAATCATGCTGAGCTTCCATGGAGAACCCTTCTTCATTCTGTCTGTCTGTACTTACGCGGATGTATAGGGCTGCTTTCATCTTATTCGCTCCTTTTGAGAATGTATGTTCGGTTATTTACGGTGAAGAAAAGCCCCGAAGGGCTTATCTGTTGTTAGTTAATTATTGGACTTTTTGAACTGTAGAAACAGCCAACATAATAGCATTCGTAGTTCCGCCACTTATATTGTCAAAAGAATACACTGCTGTAGGAACTCCGCGCATTGTCACGTCATCACCGTCAAGAATATCTCCTGTTGAATTATTATAATAACCGATCAAAGAGTTTCCCGATTCGTCCATGATATGTACCGTTGCTACAGTCCCAAAATCAGTTTCTTCTTCTTGCACTTGAATAACAGTACCTGTTACTTTTACCATTTTATCAAGGTAAGGAGTAATGTTCTTAAATAGATGTTTTGAAGTGATCTTACTATCTACTTCCTTTGAAGCGGCCTTTTTTGTCTCTGCAGTTACAGCTGGGAAGAGGTCAGAATGCTTTACCAGATAGTCATAGGTTTTTTGGTCGACAGCGCCACCCTCTACAAGATTAGGAACAACTAAACTCATCATTTCCGCAGTAACAGCACTTTTTGGTTCTTGTTCTTGAGTTTCTGTGCTCACCTCAGTAGCTGCAGTTGCAACTTCGGAAGCTTCTTTTTCAGCCAACTCTTTTTTCAAAGCTTCAGCTTCTTCTTTTAGTTTTTGGTTTTCTGCTTCAATTTCTGTTTGTTTGGTATCTGTTTGGCTGGCTTGTGAAGAAGAATTCTCCTTTGTATCTCCGCATGCTGATAATACTGCTACAAGTGCAAAAACCATAGTAAATAAAGCTACTTTTTTCATCTTTCCATACCTTCTCTTTTCTATGTCCCATCGGTTGGGGAATTTACTCGTACATTAGTGTTTATATGTAAACATCACTACGTAAGACGGTATACGAGGTGATGGTAAGATTTTAATTTGATAAGCCGTTCGTCAGATGTAAATCTTCACCATAGTGTGAGCCAACTCATACCGTTCCTGTGCTGATCTATAGATATAATTCTCAAGAAATAACTGTTGAGGATTTACCAATCATAGGAGCACATGTTAGAATAAAATAGGAACAAGTGTTCTAATTTTTTACTAGAAACAGGAACGGAAGTGGCATCATGGACCAAGAGAAAACAGAAGAATACGAAGTTAAGGACATTTTTGAAGAACTCGGCTTTGAACTACCAGATATTATTCTTGATTTGCTTTGTAGCGAGCATAAGAAATAATTTCTCTTATAGCATCGTCAGATAATTCATTACCTTCGTGGCGCAACATTCCTTTTAGTTTTAAGATTGCTTCATCGTCAGCTAATTCAACTGCACTAAGGAATTCTTTTGCTCCTTTTGAAATAACCTTGGATGTGCCTTGATTTGCATCACTAGTTCTTCCTAGCAAGTAATCTGTGGTTACCTCAAAACGGTCCGCAACATCATTAATAAATTTAAATGACGGTTCCCGTTCGTCTCTTTCATACATACCAATCGCGCTTTCACTGACCTTGAATATTGTAGCAAGGTCTTTTTGCGTTAAATTGTTTCCCGTGCGGATTGCACGTAACTTTTGCCCAAAAGTGGCCATTAATTATCACCCATTCATAATATTAACACAATACGTGTTAAAAAATATTCAGAAACACAAAACGTGTTGACAACACGAAATGTGTTTTATATAATAAGGTCAACAACACGATATGTGTTTTTGAAAGGTGGGGCCAACAACTATGAAACAATTGATTGCTAAGCGGCTTATTGAGCTTCGAGGCGATACCAGCAGAGAAGAAACATCACACGCTATAGGAATCAGCGTTAGTGCGTTGCAGATGTATGAAAATGCTCAGCGGATTCCGAAAGACGAAATTAAAATACGAATCGCCAATTACTATGGAAAAACAGTACAGGAAATTTTTTTTGACTTTGAACCGCACGAAACGTGTTCTTTCAAGAAAGGAGCGAGCTAGTGGATACACCTAAACAGCCCAGTGAAACCAAGGTCACTATTGATATAGGCGTGTTCGACCGCGAATTACTCGAAAGAGCGTGTCGCGAAATTAAGGCTAATAAAGAAAAGCTCGTCTCCAAGAAATCAGTCAAGTGAGGTGAACATCATGCGATTCCATTGGATCAAATCCACATCACGAGCGTGTTTCATATCTGCCGTCGCCATCCGGTCTGAACTTAAGAAAATGACGGTAGATCAAGCAATTGATTACACGTTGTCACTCGAAATTCAATGTAAGAATCCTCATCTGATATCGGAACGAGAGCTTAAGCGACTCAAGAAAGACGCTGAAGCAGTAATTCGCAAGATACAAGAAACCCGCCGAGCTGTACCGGCTGGCGGGCAATGAAGGGATCACGAGCGGGGAAGCTCATGAGACAATCATAATCCGTTGTTAACAGCAATTCCATTCCAATATGGAATATTCCGAAGAGGGAGATGAACACGCTTGGATATGAAGTTCGGAACGGTTATGAGGCTTTGCCGAGAACGAGCTGGTTTCACGCAAGAGCAAATGGCGGACAAGCTCCATCGCACGCAAGCCTGTGTAAGCAAATTTGAAAAGGATCATAAGATTCCGGACATGACGACGATGATGCGGTGGGCAGAGGTAACAGGCGCTAGAGAAGTCGTCGTTGCATTCTTGTACGGGATGGACGGGATCAACATGATTCAAAGATTGATAGGGGGATAAACGAATGTCGCGTGAACAATTGGCAGCCGAAGCGTTGCAAGCTGGAAAACATTCTTTACATAACTTGAAATTGATTCGGAAGCAGCCTGAAAGAATGTTACCTGGGAAGATGAAAAATGCAGAGGAATATCTCAACCGGATGATCCGGTTCGCGGAAGTAGAAATAAAAAATGCCCGCCTGGCACGGCGGACACTCACGTTGAGAACTCGATTAAAGTCTCTTCTGCTGCTCATTTTATCGTCTCCCGAGTCAAAGCGCAAGGGGGAATCAGTATGAAAGATACATTGTACATCCAAATCATTATTAACTATACAGAATCGGCCAAGGCCTTACGTGAGAATACGGCGGCTGTTATGTCCTTCAACGGATCGGTTCAAGGAACGGATTTCGAAGCACTTTGGCAGGAAAGGGACATGATCTACAATCGCTGGCAGAACGCTGCTTCAAGTTTGCGTGAGCTGCCGCCAGAATACATGGCACAGGCCGTGGCGGAGATTGAAAAGATTTAACGATACAAGTTATGGACAGGCCATTGTCGGCCTTGTCTCACTGCTTGCGGGACGGGTTTCATAACCAACTCCCGTTCCGTTGGCGGTGAGATGCGGCTGACGCATCAATACAGATGAAAGGAGTAACAGCGTATATGACGATTCATGAATCGGTAGGAAAAATCCTGAATCTGCTCAGCAGTCTGGCGGATGACACAAATGACGCCATTAATAATACACCGTACATCCTTCGCAGATTGGCGGAATTTACTGATGGTGAGCTCAGTGATGTGATTTCTCAACTTGAAGCAATCAGAGATCAGGCAGAAGAGTTGGAAGAAGCACACGAGAAGATTCAAGAAGAAGTTGCCGAGTTGCAAGAAGAATTAAACGAAAAATAGCCCGTTGCAGCGGGCTATCTCAGAACATTGAAAACTAAATACACGGTCATCTTACCATGGGTGACCGTCCCAAACAAGGAGAGTTGATGTTATGGCAAAGCCGCATTCGGCATATACGGTCGATTTGAGTCAACAAAACACTGAAACAAAGGTACTCCCAGCCGACATTTACAATCCGGCTGCACTTGAGATCAAGGGTAGCTTCGGAAGCATTCAGATCGTTGCTTCTGACGGGCAACTTGCTGAGATCGAATATGCGATTAAGGATCATCTTAACAAGATTAAATATCCGCAGCCGGTTCCTCCGGTTCAAGAGGAGGTAACCGCATGAAACAAATTACTTTGACTTCCCTGACCCTTCGTAATTTCAAAGGTTTACGGGATTTCGTGCTGGAAGCTGACGGTCGCAGTGTTTCTGCTTACGGTGACAATGCCACAGGCAAAACAACGTTGTTCGAT
This Paenibacillus xylanexedens DNA region includes the following protein-coding sequences:
- the smpB gene encoding SsrA-binding protein SmpB yields the protein MGKNDGQSKVLAQNKKASHDYFIEDTYEAGMVLTGTEIKSLRNGRANIGDAFATIRNGEIHIHNMHISPFEQGNRNNPLDPTRTRKLLMHKVQIHKLLGLSKQDGYSIVPLKIYIRNGYAKLLLGLGKGKKQYDKRETAAKRDAQRDIQRVLREKQKVAR
- the secG gene encoding preprotein translocase subunit SecG, which codes for MDIALKLLLVVFSIGLITVVLLQHGKSAGLAGAISGGAEHLFGKTKARGLDLFLQRATVVLGAGFMILSIVVTVVSK
- the rnr gene encoding ribonuclease R, whose protein sequence is MITEQQLLDFMRETAYKPMTYQELEQHFAIEDAADFKAFLIMLNTLEESGKVLLTRNNRYGMPERMDLVRGRLQAHAKGFAFLIPEDREHPDVYIHANDMKSAMNGDTVLVKVTSQGPSGGRLEGEIVRIVTRAVTQVVGVFQSHEVYGFVIPDDKRINRDIFIPRTNFAGAVDGQKVVAKIVSYPEGRAAAEGEVIEILGHKDEPGIDILSVIRKHQLPEAFPDEVVEEAEKAPESITDEEIVQQGRRDLRGLNIVTIDGEDAKDLDDAVNVEKLPNGNYRLGVHIADVGYYVQENSKLDQEAYNRGCSVYLVDRVIPMLPQRLSNGICSLNPQVDRLTLSCEMEFNDQMKVVKHDIFTSVIKTKERMTYSNVRKILEGEEPELLERYKDLVDDFHLMKEIALKLRAMRMRRGAVDFDFEESKIIVDAECKPVDIVKRERSIAEQIIEEFMLAANETVAEHFHWLKVPFIYRVHEDPDQEKLQNFLAFAANFGHQVKGRGNAIHPRALQSLLEDIKETKEQTVISTMMLRSMKQAKYDSEMSGHFGLAAEFYSHFTSPIRRYPDLVIHRVIREVIENNGALPENRQEYLAARMSDIAQQSSERERVAVEAERDTEKMKKAEYMLDKVGEEFEGMISSVTSFGMFIELENTVEGLIRLSALTDDYYHFDDQHMALIGERTSKVFRIGDEVKIRVARVSMEEYTIDFEMVDMKPRGERPGGFGGGRGGKGGRPSSGGGRGGAKGGPGGFSGSRGGKGSSSAAGVSRGGRSTEESSKGGRGGGAASAGAGAGSSGGYAGKGGGKPKGERRASDAGGSTGRGKGAVSFGFGSGKGGYSSTSGGSDSSSTGGQGSGLNSGSGRGEGSFKSGKGGSKGGKGGSGRKNTSPSGVFIGENATPGGAQEGGAPRRKRKKSKGAAGNGTAAFVRKKKK
- a CDS encoding recombinase family protein, which gives rise to MKAALYIRVSTDRQNEEGFSMEAQHDLLMELLEKKGMELYRVYSDPGISGRTIKKRPGIQRLIEDMKAGKFDAVLIHKLDRLSRNLGDLYDFIAMINKLNKRFVVASLGSEEIDTQSPMGKAFLYFNGIFAEIYSDNLREETLKGLTKKMENGGLHMSKAPLGYDIEVIDEKRQLVVNEYESELIKEVFRLYLAGKGVVSIAKHMNGHSRGKEGGVWDSKYVRIVLQNHTYTGHNHFKPVLWEESKRIIKPGEHEAIISMEDFLKVRKMMERRGENHMSKHSYDYPYGGIVKCGLCGATYIGNASRQTLADKTVRVYRSYRCRNQYSNKTCDAPGISEPHLQQLIFERLQITNKKLQDKKTNAQAKSDQRMLQKEIEVSNRRRKNWMLALGDGKLSPDDYANLIDDEEARMKAITAQYEEKEDYYINELSTEEIKDMMANLKDNWVLIEPETQKLLVQSMFRQIVIKKESDRWNIIQMLTV
- a CDS encoding helix-turn-helix transcriptional regulator, with the protein product MKQLIAKRLIELRGDTSREETSHAIGISVSALQMYENAQRIPKDEIKIRIANYYGKTVQEIFFDFEPHETCSFKKGAS
- a CDS encoding helix-turn-helix domain-containing protein codes for the protein MKFGTVMRLCRERAGFTQEQMADKLHRTQACVSKFEKDHKIPDMTTMMRWAEVTGAREVVVAFLYGMDGINMIQRLIGG
- a CDS encoding helix-turn-helix domain-containing protein, giving the protein MATFGQKLRAIRTGNNLTQKDLATIFKVSESAIGMYERDEREPSFKFINDVADRFEVTTDYLLGRTSDANQGTSKVISKGAKEFLSAVELADDEAILKLKGMLRHEGNELSDDAIREIISYARYKANQE